A genomic stretch from Sebastes fasciatus isolate fSebFas1 chromosome 23, fSebFas1.pri, whole genome shotgun sequence includes:
- the LOC141761645 gene encoding UPF0606 protein KIAA1549 isoform X3 — protein MDPVIPPGPGSRTRTRMDPRTSACRRTLGVMLLVAGSLVSMVTSSSPAAGVLDFNRTAESLSHPSSPSSSSSSPPRPPSPSPPALSPPVPRSPAPRPPAPSPLSHSGYHRNSGGAGSAEDSDSGAQGIHLLLRPPDILSPSLPPPLPPHTQPTLTPPPPWEQGPSLEEAWGSGDYLETLSFMVPDGEELALATPLPNHPYDEDIGGDWVSYDTAFPARPTVPLSSRLPISPSSSTPSIPLHTRPTHPDVFPNWDEDYDLEDLMPLEPTELLLPDMNSMEYYTNLLAREKERGRDQDRINRTDSKPPITPTTTQTHRPHSSSSPSPSPGPPPGQEPKHPLEGPTPPLTLSPTLTGEETPPPLSTTFRTASPPKPKDHVPTPGRHPPRPPSNTTGRVPPPPPLGPPTRPDRPERPPVVTEKPVKAPPTRTTTKATTTTTAITTTTQNTAISLTRAPPVTTPRVAQTPPIRQYLCNVSKPEMYLVRVVSSKGSSAGFTQVRDLLKRDFNRSVELQFLRTPSSFAFRVVSGPLIFTAISVINALRQPPRSSGPVPTVSALYTVPDLRYQIHFVLQFVPDHVDVRVCNFSERVERGLMMAYAETRRRSHEAGNVTVQLLNISMSVTRPPAGQKVSVDVTFAVRDGRDYLLGSEVSEHLRKLSLVEFSFYVGFPVQQNAEPFHYPELNTSHHLRSTWVRTVLLGVQEQLVAERSFKARLERRLALLLEEGLQASNRRRLRRATAVGNNSLQVVRVSRLSGAERPLEVFYFVEGPGGERIPAEAMAVTLNRLDLQRAAIVLGHRVQRPIAQPVETLSVPPAETQSSSIWLIVGVVVPVLLAVFIIIILYWKLCGSEKLEFQPDAINTIQQRQKLQAPSVKGFDFAKLHLGQHSKDDIMVIQEPGPLPAPVKEATPSDGGDLNTPKSKGSSTKATRNSRRRGRLSPSDGDSLGSDQSSGRESAEESTRPVATPSEGKHHRKTPKNGRNKMGSGPDELLSSSSIFDHVDRLSRGSSDGTRRQANKVQLIAMQPRPSPPQPHAPSHLSPTLTEKVSTEVALRHKSEIEHHRNKLRQRAKRRGQCEFPSMDDIMDAFGDGPVQSEVAQRLYSSAHDHMDCILQADGHSPPTPTDSRRRGRRSPRARRAQPGPGSLPDTDRDRLLTDHSATYRKYPGLNNVAYMSDPDLPPDHGSPSPTDEVFDSAPAPPPYMPPQPSIEEARQQMHSLLDDAFALVSPSSQGSAGRYAELGMSPTSVQGLLQRQGLNSGGYVSTGDQLQESVYSSRGPYEDPPSSSRPRPVGGSTGAQLHHLTQVGLSSQIGAYPGVGRSMSGPTGSSWNHQHSDQDLSRPGASRESVLSFPEFSSSSVFQMPSSSLRDPSAPPLLLTSPTPEYPPEDASPSAHTSASLIKAIREELRRLAQKQAAVTSYP, from the exons ATGGACCCTGTGATCCCGCCGGGCCCTGgctccaggaccaggaccaggatgGACCCCAGAACCTCAGCGTGCAGACGCACACTCGGTGTGATGCTGCTGGTGGCAGGCTCGCTGGTTTCCATGGTGACATCAAGCTCACCTGCTGCAG GTGTGCTGGACTTCAACAGGACGGCGGAGTCTCTGTCACATCCTTcatcaccctcctcctcttcctcctccccgcCCAGACCCCCATCCCCCAGCCCCCCGGCCCTCAGCCCCCCGGTCCCCAGATCCCCGGCTCCCAGACCCCCGGCCCCCAGCCCGCTCTCACACTCTGGTTATCATCGCAACAGCGGTGGCGCAGGCTCGGCGGAGGACTCAGACTCTGGTGCTCAGGGGATCCACCTCCTGCTGAGACCTCCAGACATCCTGTCCCCTAGCCTCCCTCCACCCCTGCCCCCACACACCCAGCCCACcctcacccctcctcccccctggGAGCAGGGCCCCTCCCTGGAGGAGGCCTGGGGCTCCGGAGACTACCTGGAGACTCTGTCCTTCATGGTGCCTGACGGCGAGGAGCTGGCCTTGGCCACGCCACTACCCAACCACCCCTACGACGAGGACATCGGAGGGGACTGGGTCTCCTACGACACCGCCTTCCCCGCCCGTCCCACCGTCCCCCTCTCTTCCCGCCTACCTatctcaccctcctcctccacccccagCATCCCGCTGCATACCCGCCCCACCCATCCAGATGTCTTCCCCAACTGGGACGAGGACTACGACCTGGAGGACCTGATGCCCCTGGAGCCgacggagctgctgctgccagacATGAACAGCATGGAGTACTACACCAACCTGCTGGCCCgggagaaggagagggggagagaccAGGACCGGATCAACCGGACCGACTCCAAACCCCCCATCACTCCCACAACAACCCAAACCCACCGTCCCCATTCGTCTTCATCCCCGTCCCCGAGCCCTGGTCCTCCTCCAGGACAGGAGCCCAAGCATCCCCTGGAGGGGCCCACCCCTCCCCTCACCCTTTCACCTACTCTCACAGGTGAGGAGACGCCACCTCCACTGTCAACCACCTTCAGAACTGCTTCTcctccaaaacccaaagaccATGTCCCAACCCCAGGCAGACACCCTCCTCGCCCCCCTTCCAACACCACCGGCCGGgttcctccccctcccccactGGGACCGCCCACCCGCCCCGACAGACCGGAGAGGCCTCCAGTGGTCACAGAGAAGCCAGTTAAAGCTCCGCCCACCAGGACCACCACCAAGGCGACAACCACAACCACcgccatcaccaccaccacccagaACACTGCCATCAGCCTGACCAGAGCCCCCCCGGTCACTACACCTAGAGTGGCCCAGACCCCGCCCATCAGACAGTACCTGTGTAACGTCAGCAAGCCGGAGATGTACCTGGTCAGAGTAG TCAGTTCCAAAGGTTCGTCAGCCGGATTCACTCAAGTCAGAGATCTTCTGAAGAGAGACTTCAACCGCTCGGTGGAGCTGCAG TTCCTGAGAACGCCGTCCAGTTTCGCCTTCCGTGTCGTATCAGGACCGTTGATCTTCACCGCCATATCTGTCATCAATGCCCTGCGCCAACCACCACGCAGCTCCGGCCCCGTTCCCACCGTTTCAGCGCTCTACACTGTACCGGACCTCAGGTACCAGATCCACTTCGTGCTGCAGTTCGTCCCTGACCACGTCGACGTCAGAGTCTGTAACTTCAGCGAACGGGTCGAGAGAGGGCTGATGATGGCGTACGCCGAGACACGGAGACGATCTCATGAGGCAGGAAACGTCACCGTACAG CTGTTGAACATCAGCATGTCCGTGACCCGGCCGCCAGCAGGGCAGAAGGTTTCCGTCGACGTCACCTTTGCGGTGCGTGATGGGCGGGACTACCTactggggtcagaggtcagcgaaCACCTGAGGAAGCTCAGCCTGGTTGAGTTCAGCTTCTACGTCGGATTTCCTGTCCAGCAGAACGCAGAAC CGTTCCACTACCCTGAGCTGAACACGTCACACCACCTGCGCTCCACCTGGGTCCGTACAG TGCTGTTGGGAGTCCAGGAGCAGCTGGTGGCTGAGAGGAGTTTTAAAGCTCGTCTGGAGAGACGTCTGGCTCTGCTGCTAGAGGAGGGACTGCAGGCGTCCAACAGGAGGCGCTTGAGGAGAGCTACTGCTGTGGGCAACAACAGTCTGCAG GTGGTGCGGGTGTCGAGGCTGTCGGGGGCGGAGCGTCCCCTAGAGGTCTTCTATTTCGTGGAGGGTCCAGGTGGTGAGCGTATACCTGCCGAGGCGATGGCGGTCACGCTGAACCGCCTGGACCTTCAGAGAGCCGCCATCGTCCTTGGACACCGAGTCCAGAGACCCATCGCCCAAC CTGTGGAGACCCTGTCCGTCCCCCCAGCGGAGACTCAGAGCAGCAGCATCTGGCTGATTGTCGGCGTGGTCGTCCCCGTCCTGCTGGCCgtctttatcatcatcatcctctacTGGAAGCTGTGCGGCTCAGAGAAGCTTGAGTTCCAGCCGGACGCCATCAACACCATCCAGCAGAGgcagaag CTTCAGGCTCCCAGCGTGAAAGGCTTCGACTTTGCGAAGCTCCACCTCGGTCAGCACAGCAAAGATGACATCATGGTGATCCAGGAGCCCGGCCCGCTGCCCGCCCCCGTCAAAGAGGCCACGCCCTCCGACGGCGGAGACCTCAACACCCCCAAATCTAAAGGGTCGTCCACCAAGGCGACTCGGAACAGTCGCCGCAGGGGCAG ACTCAGCCCGTCAGACGGCGACTCGTTGGGCAGCGACCAATCGAGCGGCAGAGAATCGGCAGAAGAAAGCACTCGACCTGTGGCCACGCCCAGTGAGGGGAAACACCACAGGAAGACGCCCAAAAATG GGAGGAACAAGATGG GCAGCGGTCCAGACGAGCTTCTCTCCTCGTCTTCCATTTTCGATCACGTCGACCGTTTGTCTCGCGGCTCGTCCGACGGCACGCGTCGTCAGGCCAACAAGGTGCAGCTGATCGCCATGCAGCCGCGACCGAGCCCGCCACAGCCGCACGCCCCGTCCCATCTGAGCCCCACCCTCACCGAGAAGGTCAGCACGGAG GTGGCACTGAGACACAAGTCTGAGATCGAGCATCACAGGAACAAACTTCGGCAGCGCGCCAAGAGGCGGGGTCAGTGTGAGTTTCCCTCCATGGATGACATCATGGACGCCTTCGGAGACGGACCGGTGCAGAGCGAGGTGGCACAGCGTCTCTATAGCTCCGCCCACGACCACATGGACTGCATCCTGCAGGCTGACGGCCACTCACCCCCCACGCCCACAGACTCCAGGAGGAG AGGGAGGCGGTCCCCTCGGGCTCGGCGGGCTCAGCCAGGACCTGGAAGTCTCCCTGATACAGACCGAGACCGGTTGCTCACCGATCACAGCGCCACCTACAGGAAGTACCCGGGACTCAACAACGTGGCCTACATG TCGGACCCTGACCTGCCCCCGGACCACGGCAGCCCCTCCCCTACCGACGAGGTGTTTGACTCAGCCCCGGCCCCGCCCCCCTATATGCCCCCCCAGCCCTCCATCGAGGAGGCACGGCAGCAGATGCACTCCCTTCTGGATGATGCCTTCGCCCTGGTGTCACCGTCCTCGCAGGGCAGCGCCGGG AGATACGCAGAGCTGGGAATGTCTCCAACATCAGTCCAGGGCCTGCTGCAGAG GCAGGGCCTAAACTCAGGAGGGTATGTTTCTACTGGAGACCAGCTGCAGGAGTCGGTTTACTCCAGCAGGGGGCCGTATGAGGACCCCCCCTCCTCGTCCAGACCACGACCTGTAGGGGGCAGCACAG GTGCGCAGCTCCACCACTTGACCCAGGTGGGTTTGTCCAGTCAGATTGGTGCGTACCCTGGGGTGGGTCGCAGCATGTCTGGTCCCACTGGCTCCAGCTGGAACCACCAGCACTCAGACCAGGACCTGTCCAGACCAGGAGCCAGCAGAGAGAGT GTGCTGTCGTTTCCCGagttctcctcttcctctgttttcCAGATGCCCAGCTCCTCGTTGCGGGACCCATCggctccacctctcctcctgaCCTCACCGACTCCAGAGTACCCACCAGAGGACGCCTCACCCTCCGCCCACACTTCCGCCTCTCTTATAAAGGCTATCAGGGAGGAACTGCGACGTCTGGCCCAGAAACAGGCTGCAGTGACCAGCTACCCTTAG
- the LOC141761645 gene encoding UPF0606 protein KIAA1549 isoform X2, with protein sequence MDPVIPPGPGSRTRTRMDPRTSACRRTLGVMLLVAGSLVSMVTSSSPAAGVLDFNRTAESLSHPSSPSSSSSSPPRPPSPSPPALSPPVPRSPAPRPPAPSPLSHSGYHRNSGGAGSAEDSDSGAQGIHLLLRPPDILSPSLPPPLPPHTQPTLTPPPPWEQGPSLEEAWGSGDYLETLSFMVPDGEELALATPLPNHPYDEDIGGDWVSYDTAFPARPTVPLSSRLPISPSSSTPSIPLHTRPTHPDVFPNWDEDYDLEDLMPLEPTELLLPDMNSMEYYTNLLAREKERGRDQDRINRTDSKPPITPTTTQTHRPHSSSSPSPSPGPPPGQEPKHPLEGPTPPLTLSPTLTGEETPPPLSTTFRTASPPKPKDHVPTPGRHPPRPPSNTTGRVPPPPPLGPPTRPDRPERPPVVTEKPVKAPPTRTTTKATTTTTAITTTTQNTAISLTRAPPVTTPRVAQTPPIRQYLCNVSKPEMYLVRVVSSKGSSAGFTQVRDLLKRDFNRSVELQFLRTPSSFAFRVVSGPLIFTAISVINALRQPPRSSGPVPTVSALYTVPDLRYQIHFVLQFVPDHVDVRVCNFSERVERGLMMAYAETRRRSHEAGNVTVQLLNISMSVTRPPAGQKVSVDVTFAVRDGRDYLLGSEVSEHLRKLSLVEFSFYVGFPVQQNAEPFHYPELNTSHHLRSTWVRTVLLGVQEQLVAERSFKARLERRLALLLEEGLQASNRRRLRRATAVGNNSLQVVRVSRLSGAERPLEVFYFVEGPGGERIPAEAMAVTLNRLDLQRAAIVLGHRVQRPIAQPVETLSVPPAETQSSSIWLIVGVVVPVLLAVFIIIILYWKLCGSEKLEFQPDAINTIQQRQKLQAPSVKGFDFAKLHLGQHSKDDIMVIQEPGPLPAPVKEATPSDGGDLNTPKSKGSSTKATRNSRRRGRLSPSDGDSLGSDQSSGRESAEESTRPVATPSEGKHHRKTPKNGRNKMGSGPDELLSSSSIFDHVDRLSRGSSDGTRRQANKVQLIAMQPRPSPPQPHAPSHLSPTLTEKVSTEVALRHKSEIEHHRNKLRQRAKRRGQCEFPSMDDIMDAFGDGPVQSEVAQRLYSSAHDHMDCILQADGHSPPTPTDSRRRGRRSPRARRAQPGPGSLPDTDRDRLLTDHSATYRKYPGLNNVAYMSDPDLPPDHGSPSPTDEVFDSAPAPPPYMPPQPSIEEARQQMHSLLDDAFALVSPSSQGSAGVSGRYAELGMSPTSVQGLLQRQGLNSGGYVSTGDQLQESVYSSRGPYEDPPSSSRPRPVGGSTGAQLHHLTQVGLSSQIGAYPGVGRSMSGPTGSSWNHQHSDQDLSRPGASRESVLSFPEFSSSSVFQMPSSSLRDPSAPPLLLTSPTPEYPPEDASPSAHTSASLIKAIREELRRLAQKQAAVTSYP encoded by the exons ATGGACCCTGTGATCCCGCCGGGCCCTGgctccaggaccaggaccaggatgGACCCCAGAACCTCAGCGTGCAGACGCACACTCGGTGTGATGCTGCTGGTGGCAGGCTCGCTGGTTTCCATGGTGACATCAAGCTCACCTGCTGCAG GTGTGCTGGACTTCAACAGGACGGCGGAGTCTCTGTCACATCCTTcatcaccctcctcctcttcctcctccccgcCCAGACCCCCATCCCCCAGCCCCCCGGCCCTCAGCCCCCCGGTCCCCAGATCCCCGGCTCCCAGACCCCCGGCCCCCAGCCCGCTCTCACACTCTGGTTATCATCGCAACAGCGGTGGCGCAGGCTCGGCGGAGGACTCAGACTCTGGTGCTCAGGGGATCCACCTCCTGCTGAGACCTCCAGACATCCTGTCCCCTAGCCTCCCTCCACCCCTGCCCCCACACACCCAGCCCACcctcacccctcctcccccctggGAGCAGGGCCCCTCCCTGGAGGAGGCCTGGGGCTCCGGAGACTACCTGGAGACTCTGTCCTTCATGGTGCCTGACGGCGAGGAGCTGGCCTTGGCCACGCCACTACCCAACCACCCCTACGACGAGGACATCGGAGGGGACTGGGTCTCCTACGACACCGCCTTCCCCGCCCGTCCCACCGTCCCCCTCTCTTCCCGCCTACCTatctcaccctcctcctccacccccagCATCCCGCTGCATACCCGCCCCACCCATCCAGATGTCTTCCCCAACTGGGACGAGGACTACGACCTGGAGGACCTGATGCCCCTGGAGCCgacggagctgctgctgccagacATGAACAGCATGGAGTACTACACCAACCTGCTGGCCCgggagaaggagagggggagagaccAGGACCGGATCAACCGGACCGACTCCAAACCCCCCATCACTCCCACAACAACCCAAACCCACCGTCCCCATTCGTCTTCATCCCCGTCCCCGAGCCCTGGTCCTCCTCCAGGACAGGAGCCCAAGCATCCCCTGGAGGGGCCCACCCCTCCCCTCACCCTTTCACCTACTCTCACAGGTGAGGAGACGCCACCTCCACTGTCAACCACCTTCAGAACTGCTTCTcctccaaaacccaaagaccATGTCCCAACCCCAGGCAGACACCCTCCTCGCCCCCCTTCCAACACCACCGGCCGGgttcctccccctcccccactGGGACCGCCCACCCGCCCCGACAGACCGGAGAGGCCTCCAGTGGTCACAGAGAAGCCAGTTAAAGCTCCGCCCACCAGGACCACCACCAAGGCGACAACCACAACCACcgccatcaccaccaccacccagaACACTGCCATCAGCCTGACCAGAGCCCCCCCGGTCACTACACCTAGAGTGGCCCAGACCCCGCCCATCAGACAGTACCTGTGTAACGTCAGCAAGCCGGAGATGTACCTGGTCAGAGTAG TCAGTTCCAAAGGTTCGTCAGCCGGATTCACTCAAGTCAGAGATCTTCTGAAGAGAGACTTCAACCGCTCGGTGGAGCTGCAG TTCCTGAGAACGCCGTCCAGTTTCGCCTTCCGTGTCGTATCAGGACCGTTGATCTTCACCGCCATATCTGTCATCAATGCCCTGCGCCAACCACCACGCAGCTCCGGCCCCGTTCCCACCGTTTCAGCGCTCTACACTGTACCGGACCTCAGGTACCAGATCCACTTCGTGCTGCAGTTCGTCCCTGACCACGTCGACGTCAGAGTCTGTAACTTCAGCGAACGGGTCGAGAGAGGGCTGATGATGGCGTACGCCGAGACACGGAGACGATCTCATGAGGCAGGAAACGTCACCGTACAG CTGTTGAACATCAGCATGTCCGTGACCCGGCCGCCAGCAGGGCAGAAGGTTTCCGTCGACGTCACCTTTGCGGTGCGTGATGGGCGGGACTACCTactggggtcagaggtcagcgaaCACCTGAGGAAGCTCAGCCTGGTTGAGTTCAGCTTCTACGTCGGATTTCCTGTCCAGCAGAACGCAGAAC CGTTCCACTACCCTGAGCTGAACACGTCACACCACCTGCGCTCCACCTGGGTCCGTACAG TGCTGTTGGGAGTCCAGGAGCAGCTGGTGGCTGAGAGGAGTTTTAAAGCTCGTCTGGAGAGACGTCTGGCTCTGCTGCTAGAGGAGGGACTGCAGGCGTCCAACAGGAGGCGCTTGAGGAGAGCTACTGCTGTGGGCAACAACAGTCTGCAG GTGGTGCGGGTGTCGAGGCTGTCGGGGGCGGAGCGTCCCCTAGAGGTCTTCTATTTCGTGGAGGGTCCAGGTGGTGAGCGTATACCTGCCGAGGCGATGGCGGTCACGCTGAACCGCCTGGACCTTCAGAGAGCCGCCATCGTCCTTGGACACCGAGTCCAGAGACCCATCGCCCAAC CTGTGGAGACCCTGTCCGTCCCCCCAGCGGAGACTCAGAGCAGCAGCATCTGGCTGATTGTCGGCGTGGTCGTCCCCGTCCTGCTGGCCgtctttatcatcatcatcctctacTGGAAGCTGTGCGGCTCAGAGAAGCTTGAGTTCCAGCCGGACGCCATCAACACCATCCAGCAGAGgcagaag CTTCAGGCTCCCAGCGTGAAAGGCTTCGACTTTGCGAAGCTCCACCTCGGTCAGCACAGCAAAGATGACATCATGGTGATCCAGGAGCCCGGCCCGCTGCCCGCCCCCGTCAAAGAGGCCACGCCCTCCGACGGCGGAGACCTCAACACCCCCAAATCTAAAGGGTCGTCCACCAAGGCGACTCGGAACAGTCGCCGCAGGGGCAG ACTCAGCCCGTCAGACGGCGACTCGTTGGGCAGCGACCAATCGAGCGGCAGAGAATCGGCAGAAGAAAGCACTCGACCTGTGGCCACGCCCAGTGAGGGGAAACACCACAGGAAGACGCCCAAAAATG GGAGGAACAAGATGG GCAGCGGTCCAGACGAGCTTCTCTCCTCGTCTTCCATTTTCGATCACGTCGACCGTTTGTCTCGCGGCTCGTCCGACGGCACGCGTCGTCAGGCCAACAAGGTGCAGCTGATCGCCATGCAGCCGCGACCGAGCCCGCCACAGCCGCACGCCCCGTCCCATCTGAGCCCCACCCTCACCGAGAAGGTCAGCACGGAG GTGGCACTGAGACACAAGTCTGAGATCGAGCATCACAGGAACAAACTTCGGCAGCGCGCCAAGAGGCGGGGTCAGTGTGAGTTTCCCTCCATGGATGACATCATGGACGCCTTCGGAGACGGACCGGTGCAGAGCGAGGTGGCACAGCGTCTCTATAGCTCCGCCCACGACCACATGGACTGCATCCTGCAGGCTGACGGCCACTCACCCCCCACGCCCACAGACTCCAGGAGGAG AGGGAGGCGGTCCCCTCGGGCTCGGCGGGCTCAGCCAGGACCTGGAAGTCTCCCTGATACAGACCGAGACCGGTTGCTCACCGATCACAGCGCCACCTACAGGAAGTACCCGGGACTCAACAACGTGGCCTACATG TCGGACCCTGACCTGCCCCCGGACCACGGCAGCCCCTCCCCTACCGACGAGGTGTTTGACTCAGCCCCGGCCCCGCCCCCCTATATGCCCCCCCAGCCCTCCATCGAGGAGGCACGGCAGCAGATGCACTCCCTTCTGGATGATGCCTTCGCCCTGGTGTCACCGTCCTCGCAGGGCAGCGCCGGGGTGAGTGGG AGATACGCAGAGCTGGGAATGTCTCCAACATCAGTCCAGGGCCTGCTGCAGAG GCAGGGCCTAAACTCAGGAGGGTATGTTTCTACTGGAGACCAGCTGCAGGAGTCGGTTTACTCCAGCAGGGGGCCGTATGAGGACCCCCCCTCCTCGTCCAGACCACGACCTGTAGGGGGCAGCACAG GTGCGCAGCTCCACCACTTGACCCAGGTGGGTTTGTCCAGTCAGATTGGTGCGTACCCTGGGGTGGGTCGCAGCATGTCTGGTCCCACTGGCTCCAGCTGGAACCACCAGCACTCAGACCAGGACCTGTCCAGACCAGGAGCCAGCAGAGAGAGT GTGCTGTCGTTTCCCGagttctcctcttcctctgttttcCAGATGCCCAGCTCCTCGTTGCGGGACCCATCggctccacctctcctcctgaCCTCACCGACTCCAGAGTACCCACCAGAGGACGCCTCACCCTCCGCCCACACTTCCGCCTCTCTTATAAAGGCTATCAGGGAGGAACTGCGACGTCTGGCCCAGAAACAGGCTGCAGTGACCAGCTACCCTTAG